A single window of Melospiza georgiana isolate bMelGeo1 chromosome 6, bMelGeo1.pri, whole genome shotgun sequence DNA harbors:
- the LOC131084867 gene encoding homeobox protein SIX1, giving the protein MSMLPSFGFTQEQVACVCEVLQQGGNLERLGRFLWSLPACDHLHKNESVLKAKAVVAFHRGNFRELYKILESHQFSPHNHPKLQQLWLKAHYVEAEKLRGRPLGAVGKYRVRRKFPLPRTIWDGEETSYCFKEKSRGVLREWYAHNPYPSPREKRELAEATGLTTTQVSNWFKNRRQRDRAAEAKERENTENNNAATNKPNQLSPLDGSKPLMSSSEEEFSPPQSPDQNSVLLLQGNLSHARSSGYSLSGLAASQTPHSLQGHQLQDSLLGPLTSSLVDLGS; this is encoded by the exons ATGTCGATGCTGCCGTCGTTTGGCTTCACGCAGGAGCAGGTCGCCTGCGTGTGCGAGGTGCTGCAGCAAGGGGGGAACCTGGAGAGGCTGGGCCGCTTCCTCTGGTCGCTGCCGGCCTGCGACCACCTGCACAAGAACGAGAGCGTCCTCAAGGCCAAGGCGGTGGTGGCCTTCCACCGCGGCAACTTCCGCGAGCTCTACAAGATCCTGGAGAGCCACCAGTTCTCGCCCCACAACCACcccaagctgcagcagctctggctgaaggCGCACTACGTGGAAGCCGAGAAGCTGCGGGGCAGACCCTTGGGCGCCGTCGGCAAATACCGCGTCCGCCGAAAATTCCCTTTGCCCCGCACCATCTGGGACGGCGAGGAAACCAGCTACTGCTTCAAGGAGAAATCCCGGGGCGTGCTGCGGGAATGGTACGCCCACAACCCCTACCCGTCCCCGCGGGAGAAGCGGGAGCTGGCGGAAGCCACCGGCCTCACCACCACCCAGGTCAGCAACTGGTTCAAGAACAGAAGGCAGCGGGACCGAGCGGCGGAGGCGAAGGAAAG AGAGAACACGGAAAACAACAACGCGGCCACCAACAAACCGAACCAACTCTCGCCTCTGGACGGGAGCAAACCGCTCATGTCCAGCTCCGAGGAAGAGTTttctcctccccaaagcccgGATCAGAACTCGGTCCTGCTCTTGCAGGGGAACCTCAGCCACGCCAGGAGCTCCGGCTATTCCCTGAGCGGCTTGGCCGCATCCCAGACCCCGCACAGCCTGCAAGGCCACCAGCTCCAGGACTCGCTGCTGGGACCCCTCACGTCCAGCCTGGTGGATCTGGGATCCTAA